A single Pseudomonas sp. HN11 DNA region contains:
- the ribA gene encoding GTP cyclohydrolase II RibA: MDTPVTLHTQVPISILGGSVNAQFFGFKGFDKHNEHFAVRAGQPDTEVPLVRVHSECITGDVFGSQRCDCGPQLQEALRALNAEGGYLIYLRQEGRGIGLYSKFETYLLQDAGMDTYEANLELNHPEDSRSFAPAVAMLRALDVNRCRLLTNNPDKVKQLRDGGIDVVSSVPTGVFLTKHNHNYLRSKVSKSRHTIKL; encoded by the coding sequence ATGGACACTCCAGTAACGCTGCATACGCAAGTCCCCATCTCGATTCTTGGTGGTTCCGTCAATGCCCAGTTCTTTGGTTTCAAAGGCTTTGACAAACACAACGAACATTTTGCCGTCAGGGCCGGCCAGCCGGATACCGAAGTACCGCTGGTTCGGGTGCATTCGGAATGCATTACCGGCGATGTGTTCGGCTCCCAACGCTGCGATTGCGGCCCGCAGTTGCAGGAAGCACTGAGGGCATTGAATGCCGAAGGCGGCTACCTGATCTACCTGCGTCAGGAAGGGCGCGGAATAGGGCTGTATTCGAAGTTTGAAACTTACCTGCTGCAAGACGCGGGCATGGACACCTACGAGGCCAACCTGGAGCTCAACCACCCGGAAGACTCGCGCAGTTTCGCCCCGGCGGTCGCCATGCTGCGTGCTCTGGATGTCAATCGCTGCCGGCTGCTGACCAATAACCCAGACAAGGTCAAGCAGCTTCGCGACGGCGGGATCGATGTGGTCAGTTCCGTGCCTACCGGGGTGTTCCTGACCAAACATAACCACAACTACTTGCGCTCGAAAGTCAGCAAGTCGCGGCACACCATCAAGCTTTGA
- a CDS encoding VOC family protein, which produces MLRFITLYSADTAAPMSAFLASLNSCAKTAGFELCTAVEGARLPEADGLILLVSAADSPDALDARLKALADVYRNKAVSVIRLHEGKAAHPFAEPLNATLLQDAACFIYPHGLALNGADGSLETVKHWLAGFSKFTAAIKMWRSLEGVSIAAAAQQSQRPQLAHINILTRDLEASQAFYREIFGARYCYNLGPHKVVMELNGFDFFIERNANFTYPAGYHIGIRALPEDVRRIADKVAADDTITLVKGNGPAPGYHHGPDNVRTAVYFEDPDGLVVEVYSTEIEMIETNRRLLLDRL; this is translated from the coding sequence ATGTTGCGATTTATCACTCTGTACTCCGCTGATACGGCGGCACCGATGAGCGCGTTTCTGGCGTCGTTGAACAGCTGCGCCAAGACCGCCGGCTTTGAACTGTGCACGGCCGTGGAAGGTGCCCGGTTACCCGAGGCTGACGGGCTCATCCTGCTTGTGTCAGCTGCTGATAGCCCTGATGCACTGGACGCTCGGCTCAAGGCATTGGCCGATGTCTATCGCAACAAGGCGGTCAGCGTCATTCGCCTGCACGAAGGCAAGGCCGCCCACCCGTTTGCTGAACCGCTGAACGCGACATTGCTGCAAGACGCCGCGTGTTTCATCTACCCCCATGGGCTTGCGCTCAATGGCGCGGACGGGTCCCTGGAAACGGTCAAGCACTGGCTGGCCGGTTTCTCCAAATTCACCGCGGCGATCAAGATGTGGCGCTCCCTGGAGGGGGTGTCCATCGCCGCCGCCGCCCAGCAATCCCAACGGCCACAACTGGCCCATATCAATATCCTCACCCGCGATCTGGAGGCCTCCCAGGCGTTCTATCGCGAGATTTTCGGCGCGCGCTATTGCTACAACCTGGGACCGCACAAAGTGGTCATGGAGTTGAATGGCTTCGACTTTTTTATCGAGCGCAATGCCAACTTTACCTACCCGGCGGGCTATCACATCGGCATTCGGGCGCTGCCCGAGGATGTCAGGCGCATCGCCGACAAGGTCGCTGCCGACGACACTATTACCCTGGTCAAGGGCAATGGTCCGGCCCCGGGTTATCACCATGGCCCGGACAACGTCCGCACTGCGGTGTACTTCGAAGATCCCGATGGGTTGGTGGTTGAGGTGTATTCCACCGAAATCGAGATGATCGAGACCAATCGAAGGTTGCTGCTCGACCGACTCTGA
- a CDS encoding RidA family protein, giving the protein MANHDLHYTPDPDTDSISSDVIGFNGILVSTQIPTRADGSLELGDITLQSECTLQALKVALEKAGSSMDRVMHLTIYLTDMADRAAFNEVYKRFFAKPWPVRAAVGVAALAVDGMRVEVTAMAAQA; this is encoded by the coding sequence ATGGCCAACCACGACCTGCACTACACCCCGGATCCCGATACCGATTCGATCTCTTCTGATGTGATCGGCTTCAACGGCATCCTGGTGTCCACCCAGATCCCGACCCGCGCCGATGGCAGCCTGGAACTGGGCGATATCACCCTACAAAGCGAATGCACCCTGCAAGCCTTGAAAGTCGCCCTGGAAAAGGCCGGCAGCTCCATGGACCGGGTGATGCACCTGACCATTTATCTGACGGATATGGCCGATCGTGCAGCCTTCAACGAGGTCTACAAACGCTTCTTTGCCAAGCCCTGGCCCGTGCGTGCGGCGGTTGGGGTTGCCGCGTTGGCGGTAGACGGCATGCGTGTGGAAGTCACCGCGATGGCCGCTCAAGCCTGA
- the fabF gene encoding beta-ketoacyl-ACP synthase II, whose product MSKRIVVTGMGALTPLGADVESTWQRLLAGQSGIRRLPEELIGDLAVSIGGQVQSVQQDPAAGFDPDRLLAVKEQRKMDRFILFALAAADQALKQAGWAPTTQEQQERTATIIASGVGGFPAIADAVRTTDSKGPRRLSPFTIPSFLSNMAAGHVSINYGLKGPLGAPVTACAAGVQAIGDAARMIRAGEVDVAVCGGAEAAIHRVSLAGFAAARALSSDFNDSPALASRPFDQARDGFVMGEGAGILVIEELEHALARGAQPIAELVGYGTSADAYHMTAGPEDGDGARRAMLQALRQAGIDAGQVQYLNAHATSTPVGDKGELAAIRTVFGVSGSPAISSTKSATGHLLGAAGGIEAIFTVLALRDQVAPVTLNLENPDALADGMDLLRGQARPMPIEYALSNGFGFGGVNASVLFRRWA is encoded by the coding sequence ATGAGTAAACGCATCGTTGTGACTGGCATGGGCGCGCTGACGCCGCTCGGCGCTGACGTGGAATCTACTTGGCAACGCCTGTTGGCCGGGCAGTCGGGCATTCGTCGTCTACCGGAAGAACTGATCGGGGACCTGGCCGTGAGCATCGGCGGCCAGGTGCAAAGCGTACAGCAGGACCCAGCAGCCGGGTTCGACCCCGACCGGCTGCTGGCAGTCAAGGAACAGCGCAAGATGGACCGCTTCATCCTGTTCGCCCTGGCGGCAGCGGATCAAGCCTTGAAGCAGGCCGGGTGGGCGCCAACCACACAGGAGCAGCAGGAACGCACGGCAACCATCATCGCTTCGGGCGTCGGCGGTTTCCCAGCGATTGCCGATGCGGTACGCACCACCGATAGCAAGGGCCCACGGCGGTTGTCGCCGTTCACCATCCCCTCCTTCCTGAGCAACATGGCCGCCGGGCATGTGTCGATCAACTATGGCTTGAAAGGTCCACTGGGCGCACCGGTGACCGCGTGTGCAGCTGGCGTGCAGGCTATCGGCGACGCGGCACGGATGATTCGTGCCGGTGAAGTGGATGTAGCGGTGTGCGGTGGCGCCGAAGCGGCGATCCATCGCGTCAGCCTGGCCGGGTTTGCGGCGGCGCGTGCGTTGTCCAGTGACTTCAATGACAGCCCGGCGCTGGCTTCGCGGCCATTCGACCAGGCGCGTGACGGCTTTGTCATGGGCGAAGGCGCCGGCATCCTGGTCATCGAAGAACTGGAGCACGCCCTGGCGCGCGGTGCACAGCCGATTGCCGAGTTGGTGGGCTATGGCACCAGTGCCGACGCCTATCACATGACCGCCGGCCCGGAAGACGGCGACGGTGCACGCCGGGCGATGCTGCAGGCTTTGCGTCAGGCCGGTATCGATGCAGGTCAGGTGCAGTACCTGAACGCCCATGCCACCTCGACCCCAGTGGGTGACAAAGGTGAATTGGCCGCTATCAGAACGGTCTTCGGTGTCAGCGGCAGCCCAGCGATCAGTTCGACCAAATCCGCCACCGGCCACTTGCTCGGGGCTGCGGGCGGTATCGAAGCGATCTTTACCGTACTCGCCCTGCGCGACCAGGTGGCCCCGGTCACCCTCAACCTGGAAAATCCCGACGCGCTCGCCGACGGCATGGACCTGCTGCGCGGCCAGGCCCGGCCGATGCCGATTGAATACGCCCTGTCCAACGGTTTCGGCTTTGGCGGCGTGAATGCCAGCGTGTTGTTCCGCCGCTGGGCGTAG
- a CDS encoding methyltransferase, whose product MTVQKPTTIYEHAQEVTALNSVVDLVKLSDQYRQSAILHFAVAQQLFDHTTQSATAHAISQQLGWVTNKAKIFLNGLVALGLLKKNQDTYVNQPLAQRFLVSSSGEFIGPIIAHQRLQWQNWPRLGEILSSADSLDFQQENRFKHDIAARDAFNDAMVRFSQPMVDVLKELPVFDSAKKVVDLAGGHGTYIAEIAHRHPQVQGEIWDLAATRQSAESTIEKYQLAGRLTFKERNLLDLARYKDERADVVMVNDCLHYFTREETRALLSSAAQLVNDGGSLLVLSMTLDDDEIHPVLSADFSLHMMVNTVHGELHPTGWLAEQMAAQGFEVVQEPIGRYSLLIGRRAERREG is encoded by the coding sequence ATGACTGTGCAAAAACCGACAACTATTTATGAGCACGCCCAAGAGGTCACGGCCCTCAACAGCGTAGTCGACCTGGTGAAACTTTCCGACCAGTATCGACAGTCCGCCATCCTTCACTTCGCGGTAGCTCAACAGCTCTTCGATCATACAACCCAATCCGCCACTGCCCACGCCATCAGTCAACAACTGGGTTGGGTCACCAACAAGGCAAAAATTTTCCTCAATGGCCTGGTTGCCCTGGGGCTGTTGAAAAAAAACCAGGATACCTACGTCAACCAGCCCCTGGCCCAGCGTTTTCTGGTCAGCAGCAGCGGCGAGTTCATCGGCCCTATCATTGCCCACCAGCGCTTGCAGTGGCAAAACTGGCCGCGCCTGGGGGAGATCCTCAGCAGCGCCGACTCCTTGGATTTCCAACAGGAAAATCGCTTCAAGCACGACATCGCCGCGCGCGATGCCTTTAACGATGCGATGGTGCGCTTCAGCCAACCCATGGTCGATGTACTCAAAGAATTGCCGGTTTTCGACAGTGCGAAAAAAGTCGTCGACCTGGCCGGTGGGCATGGCACCTATATCGCTGAAATCGCACACCGCCACCCCCAGGTCCAGGGGGAGATCTGGGACTTGGCAGCTACACGCCAGTCGGCTGAAAGCACCATCGAGAAATACCAGTTGGCAGGGCGACTCACGTTCAAGGAACGCAATCTGCTGGACCTGGCACGTTACAAGGACGAGCGTGCAGATGTGGTGATGGTCAATGACTGCCTGCACTATTTCACTCGCGAAGAAACCCGTGCGTTGCTGAGCTCGGCCGCGCAGCTTGTGAATGACGGCGGTTCGCTGCTGGTGCTGAGCATGACCCTGGATGACGATGAGATTCATCCGGTCCTGTCGGCGGATTTCTCCCTGCACATGATGGTCAATACAGTGCATGGCGAGTTGCACCCCACCGGCTGGCTCGCCGAGCAGATGGCGGCCCAGGGTTTCGAGGTGGTGCAAGAGCCTATCGGGCGCTACAGCCTGCTGATCGGACGACGCGCCGAGAGGAGGGAAGGCTGA
- a CDS encoding isocitrate lyase/PEP mutase family protein, which produces MPKKSHTALRRSFRELLATPACVETASVFDPMSARIAADLGFEVGILGGSVASLQVLAAPDFALITLSEFVEQATRIGRVAQLPFIADADHGYGNALNVMRTVEELERAGVAALTIEDTLLPAQFGRKSTDLISIEEGIGKVRAALEARVDPELSIIARTNAGVLPTEAVIERTLAYQKAGADGICMVGVADFEHLEKISENLTVPLMLVTYGNPKLNDAKRLASLGVRVVVAGHGAYFAAIKATYDSLRAQRQLTHSTDNLSATELTHTYTLPESYVAWAQEFMDVKE; this is translated from the coding sequence ATGCCAAAAAAGTCCCACACCGCCCTGCGTCGTAGCTTCCGTGAATTGCTTGCAACGCCTGCGTGCGTTGAAACCGCCTCCGTCTTTGACCCGATGTCAGCGCGTATCGCCGCGGACTTGGGTTTCGAAGTCGGTATCCTCGGCGGCTCTGTTGCTTCGTTGCAGGTATTGGCCGCGCCCGATTTTGCGCTGATTACCCTGAGTGAGTTCGTTGAGCAGGCCACCCGTATTGGCCGTGTCGCCCAATTGCCGTTCATTGCCGACGCCGACCACGGCTACGGTAACGCGCTGAACGTGATGCGCACCGTTGAAGAACTTGAGCGTGCCGGTGTGGCCGCGTTGACGATTGAAGACACGCTGTTGCCTGCCCAATTCGGCCGCAAGTCCACCGACCTGATCTCTATTGAGGAAGGCATCGGCAAAGTCCGCGCTGCGCTGGAGGCTCGTGTTGATCCCGAGTTGTCGATCATTGCCCGGACCAATGCCGGCGTGTTGCCGACCGAAGCCGTCATCGAGCGAACCTTGGCGTATCAGAAAGCCGGCGCTGACGGGATCTGCATGGTGGGAGTGGCGGATTTCGAGCACTTGGAGAAGATCTCGGAGAACCTGACGGTGCCGCTGATGCTGGTGACCTATGGCAATCCCAAGTTGAATGATGCCAAGCGCCTGGCGAGTCTCGGCGTGCGCGTGGTGGTTGCCGGTCACGGTGCTTACTTTGCCGCGATCAAGGCGACGTACGACAGTCTGCGAGCCCAGCGCCAGTTGACCCACAGCACCGATAACCTCAGTGCCACTGAGCTGACGCACACTTACACCTTGCCGGAAAGCTACGTGGCGTGGGCGCAAGAGTTCATGGATGTAAAAGAGTAA
- a CDS encoding winged helix-turn-helix transcriptional regulator — MQRKSLTRDECPIARSLERVGEWWSILIMRDALQGLRRFDEFSRSLGIAPNMLTRRLNALMEAGMLERRAYSERPPRYEYVPTAKGEDFRMVLMSLLAWGNRHYAEEGTHVALVERTTGAPVQPMLARADGQQVPLDQCVLQAGPAASSGMRERLALLDAKR, encoded by the coding sequence ATGCAACGCAAATCCCTCACCCGCGACGAATGTCCCATCGCCCGCAGCCTTGAACGGGTAGGGGAGTGGTGGAGCATTCTGATTATGCGCGACGCGCTGCAGGGCCTGCGCCGTTTCGATGAGTTTTCCCGCAGCCTGGGCATCGCGCCCAATATGCTTACACGTCGCCTGAACGCCCTGATGGAGGCCGGTATGCTGGAGCGCCGGGCCTACAGTGAGCGGCCGCCACGCTATGAATATGTACCGACGGCCAAGGGCGAGGATTTCCGCATGGTGTTGATGTCGCTGTTGGCCTGGGGCAACCGGCATTACGCCGAGGAGGGCACTCATGTGGCGTTAGTGGAACGTACGACAGGCGCGCCGGTGCAGCCGATGTTGGCCCGTGCGGACGGGCAGCAGGTACCGCTCGATCAGTGCGTGTTGCAGGCCGGCCCGGCTGCCAGTTCCGGCATGCGCGAGCGCTTGGCCTTGCTTGATGCAAAGCGCTGA
- a CDS encoding nitroreductase family protein has translation MTPTLDLLASHRSERSFHATPVSDEHLNAILRAGHQAPTSFNAQHISVVVVRDAQTRQRIAEVAGGQPWIVAAPVFITVVVDFHKTAVGAALNGNEHQIQRHLEGMIAASTDGGIVLSTMMVAARSLGLGVVPVGGIRANALEMIKLLDLPQNTFALCGMVLGHVRVPAAQKPRLSIDTFCHYERYTTDALAPAIVAYDQHLMRHWQIIGRADGQSWSSTIGRTYARNYRVDLKAQLLTNGLSAD, from the coding sequence ATGACGCCAACCCTCGACTTGCTCGCCAGCCACCGCAGCGAACGCAGCTTCCACGCCACGCCCGTCAGTGACGAGCATCTGAACGCCATTTTGCGCGCGGGCCACCAAGCTCCGACCTCATTCAATGCCCAGCACATTTCGGTTGTTGTGGTGCGCGATGCGCAGACCCGTCAGCGCATCGCAGAGGTGGCTGGCGGCCAGCCCTGGATCGTAGCGGCGCCGGTATTTATCACCGTGGTGGTGGACTTTCACAAGACCGCAGTCGGCGCCGCACTCAACGGAAACGAACACCAGATCCAGCGTCATCTCGAAGGCATGATCGCCGCCAGCACCGACGGCGGTATCGTGCTCAGCACCATGATGGTCGCTGCACGCTCGCTGGGGTTAGGCGTAGTACCCGTCGGTGGTATTCGCGCCAACGCCCTGGAAATGATCAAGTTACTGGACCTTCCCCAGAATACCTTCGCCCTGTGCGGCATGGTCCTGGGGCACGTGCGTGTACCGGCGGCACAGAAGCCGCGACTGTCCATCGACACGTTTTGTCATTATGAGCGTTACACTACGGATGCGCTGGCGCCGGCCATTGTGGCTTACGACCAACATCTCATGCGTCATTGGCAGATCATCGGACGCGCTGATGGCCAGTCCTGGTCCAGTACCATCGGCCGCACCTACGCGCGTAATTACCGTGTCGACCTCAAGGCTCAATTGCTCACTAACGGTTTGTCTGCCGATTGA
- a CDS encoding methyl-accepting chemotaxis protein — MEKFEEDSRGASRAYHISAETERFAEHGTQVIQETASEMRRIADNIGASARLVGQLGDRSEQITAIVNTIRGIADQTNLLALNAAIEAARAGDQGRGFAVVADEVRQLAGRTSRSTAEIAEMIGMILSETRDAVTSMNATQEGAQRGVSLADQAGSVILQIRTSTSDAVEAVSMFASKLDESEVIPKTAVGWVG; from the coding sequence GTGGAAAAGTTCGAAGAGGACTCCCGTGGCGCGTCGCGGGCCTATCATATCTCCGCCGAAACCGAGCGCTTTGCCGAGCATGGCACCCAGGTGATCCAGGAGACAGCCAGCGAAATGCGCCGCATCGCCGACAACATTGGTGCTTCTGCGCGTTTGGTAGGGCAATTGGGCGATCGTTCCGAGCAGATCACTGCGATCGTCAACACCATTCGCGGTATCGCCGACCAGACCAACCTGTTGGCGCTCAACGCCGCTATCGAAGCGGCACGCGCCGGGGATCAAGGGCGCGGCTTTGCGGTGGTGGCCGATGAAGTCCGTCAACTGGCCGGGCGCACCAGCCGCTCGACGGCGGAAATTGCCGAGATGATCGGCATGATCCTCTCGGAAACCCGTGACGCAGTGACCAGCATGAACGCCACCCAGGAGGGCGCACAACGCGGCGTCAGCCTGGCCGATCAGGCCGGTTCGGTGATCCTGCAGATTCGCACCAGCACCAGTGATGCAGTGGAGGCAGTGAGCATGTTTGCGTCGAAGCTGGACGAGTCGGAAGTCATTCCCAAGACCGCAGTGGGTTGGGTGGGCTGA
- a CDS encoding formylglycine-generating enzyme family protein — MKNQYGWHWPTLPSPLPKNVSDRELMGYPAAYVEYELSRQIADATGQLMSAPIEQLLRMVESAAEPLVRRIAAGEVLGCKGDPRIDVFNPDMRDIPAAQVEIGLEPQRVDAVMTAYAGLGLDRSWIEKETPNHRVSLASFRIGRYPVTNSEYRAFLLDTGYPFLPTSWAFGRFPQHQANHPVYSVSDIDADAYAQWLSRRTGRAFALPSEAQWEYAAAGLQRAQFPWGETFNVEYANTIELGLLTTTPVGVFIEGASAFGVLDMAGNVEEYVADDYQAYPGGPEISDDLVLDVGRHRVARGGSFTRFRDLARNQRRHGRYPRPIYVMGFRLVENNVDQNVSPA; from the coding sequence ATGAAGAATCAATACGGTTGGCACTGGCCGACGTTACCGAGCCCCTTGCCAAAGAACGTGTCTGATCGGGAGTTGATGGGCTACCCGGCGGCTTACGTGGAATATGAATTGAGCCGGCAAATCGCCGACGCCACCGGACAGTTGATGAGTGCTCCTATCGAGCAACTGCTGCGGATGGTCGAGTCCGCTGCCGAACCCCTGGTCCGACGAATTGCCGCCGGTGAGGTGCTGGGCTGCAAGGGCGACCCGCGTATCGATGTATTCAACCCCGACATGCGCGATATTCCCGCCGCCCAGGTGGAGATCGGCCTGGAGCCGCAACGCGTGGACGCAGTCATGACGGCCTACGCAGGTCTGGGCCTGGACCGCAGTTGGATCGAGAAAGAAACCCCCAACCATCGGGTCAGCCTGGCGAGCTTTCGCATCGGTCGCTACCCGGTGACCAACAGCGAATATCGCGCTTTTCTGCTGGACACCGGTTATCCGTTCTTGCCGACCAGTTGGGCCTTTGGCCGCTTTCCCCAGCACCAGGCCAACCACCCGGTGTACAGCGTCAGTGATATCGATGCCGACGCCTACGCCCAATGGTTGAGCCGTCGCACCGGGCGCGCGTTTGCCTTGCCCAGCGAGGCACAGTGGGAATACGCAGCCGCGGGGCTGCAACGCGCGCAGTTTCCCTGGGGCGAAACATTCAATGTCGAGTACGCCAACACCATCGAATTGGGACTGCTGACAACGACACCCGTCGGCGTCTTTATTGAAGGCGCCTCAGCCTTTGGCGTGCTGGACATGGCCGGCAACGTGGAAGAGTACGTTGCCGACGATTATCAGGCGTACCCGGGCGGGCCTGAAATCAGTGATGACCTGGTGCTGGATGTTGGTCGGCACCGAGTGGCCCGTGGAGGCAGCTTCACCCGTTTCAGGGATCTTGCGCGCAATCAGCGCCGACATGGACGTTATCCAAGACCCATCTATGTCATGGGATTCCGTTTAGTGGAAAACAACGTTGACCAGAACGTCTCACCCGCATAG
- a CDS encoding helix-turn-helix transcriptional regulator, with product MTSRPTDDTPSSTADRILFLLKTRGPLKTTELASLLELTFEAARQQIQKLQTSELIVGVSAPTKGAGRPSLKWALTDTAQNKFPDSHSVLTLHLIESIEGVFGSDGIEKIITSMETTNRQEYVQACSQASTLEEKVGILVRIRELAGYMAHMEPAGKGWLLIENHCPICAAARKCQGFCRSELQIFRAAMGDDASVERCEHLISGDRRCVYNIQPLT from the coding sequence ATGACCTCCAGACCCACTGACGACACCCCGTCATCCACTGCTGATCGCATTCTGTTTTTGCTCAAAACCCGTGGCCCACTCAAAACCACCGAACTGGCTTCCCTGTTGGAGCTCACATTTGAAGCGGCCCGCCAGCAAATCCAGAAATTGCAGACATCAGAGCTGATCGTCGGTGTTTCGGCGCCCACCAAAGGCGCGGGGCGCCCCTCCTTGAAATGGGCACTCACCGACACCGCGCAAAACAAGTTTCCCGATTCCCACAGCGTGTTGACCCTGCACCTGATCGAGTCCATCGAGGGTGTGTTCGGCAGTGACGGTATCGAGAAAATCATCACCAGCATGGAAACCACCAATCGCCAGGAGTATGTCCAGGCCTGCTCGCAAGCTTCGACTTTGGAAGAAAAGGTCGGCATTCTGGTGCGTATTCGCGAGCTGGCTGGCTACATGGCGCATATGGAACCCGCAGGCAAAGGGTGGCTGCTCATCGAAAACCATTGCCCGATTTGTGCCGCGGCGCGTAAATGTCAGGGTTTCTGTCGCTCGGAGTTGCAAATATTTCGTGCAGCCATGGGCGATGACGCGAGTGTCGAGCGTTGCGAGCATTTGATCTCCGGCGACCGACGCTGCGTCTATAACATTCAGCCACTCACTTGA
- a CDS encoding WD40 repeat domain-containing protein has product MKHIGPISGVAAHAGEFIATAGYDNQVILWNARTGHSIHRVSHDHLANQCAFSADGNYLVSASSDYTARVWEVPSMRLKAVLSGHDDDVEMAVFSPDGTSIATCSRDHQLRLFDLDGNLKGTCRGHQADVISVVWSPDGKRLISSSDDGTVRQWDTASFKQCDEVDIGGVETDTVAITRAGVVFAGDDEGRISIIHQGDIRAIPAHDAGIKRIVWNDEKQLLVTLSYDRLAILWRFDGEQLEQLRSTNLPSIVWPRSCAFVGSDALVFATFGSRYATWDYEHDQWTVEGIQPAVSINAVVTSGGQQYSIGDAGLLFRDNQPLSGVGSLCNFLLPFGPLLLTGGQMGQVFDALSGRLLYQHRSPLNCGTTFQRNGQLHALIGTYTGEGLVFVIHGDNSLELVASIPMHDNAIKGVAANEHHLFSVCASAAAALHSIDDLRCVRHIENAHTRISNGCCRVDGGFASIGRDLKLRLWLDSGDEVYDTPHRNSIKCICASADGEVIATANYSGTIALFDLPSRSWQQVQRPTASGISCITHSLASDDFLASSYDGHIYGIATRRAS; this is encoded by the coding sequence ATGAAACATATAGGCCCTATCAGTGGTGTCGCCGCCCATGCGGGTGAATTCATCGCCACCGCCGGTTACGACAACCAAGTCATCTTGTGGAATGCCCGCACCGGGCATTCGATCCACCGCGTCAGCCATGACCACCTGGCCAACCAGTGCGCGTTCAGTGCCGATGGCAACTACCTTGTCAGTGCCAGCAGCGACTACACCGCCCGCGTGTGGGAAGTGCCGAGCATGCGCCTCAAGGCCGTGCTGTCAGGGCATGACGACGATGTGGAAATGGCGGTGTTCTCACCGGACGGCACGTCAATTGCGACCTGCTCGCGCGATCATCAACTGCGCCTCTTCGACCTGGACGGTAACCTCAAGGGCACCTGCCGCGGGCATCAGGCGGACGTGATTTCCGTGGTCTGGTCGCCGGATGGCAAGCGCCTGATCTCCAGCAGCGACGACGGTACCGTGCGCCAGTGGGACACCGCCAGTTTCAAGCAATGCGATGAAGTCGACATCGGCGGCGTCGAGACCGATACCGTCGCCATTACCCGCGCCGGCGTGGTATTTGCCGGGGATGACGAAGGGCGCATTTCGATCATCCATCAGGGCGATATCCGCGCCATCCCCGCCCATGATGCGGGGATCAAGCGCATTGTCTGGAACGACGAAAAACAGCTGCTGGTGACCTTGAGTTATGACCGGCTGGCGATCCTCTGGCGCTTCGACGGCGAGCAACTGGAACAGCTGCGCAGCACCAATCTGCCGAGTATTGTCTGGCCGCGCAGCTGTGCGTTCGTCGGCAGCGATGCGCTGGTGTTCGCAACCTTTGGTTCGCGCTATGCCACCTGGGATTATGAACATGACCAGTGGACTGTGGAAGGGATCCAGCCGGCGGTCAGCATCAATGCCGTGGTCACCAGCGGCGGACAGCAGTACAGCATCGGTGACGCCGGCTTGCTGTTTCGCGATAACCAACCGTTGAGCGGCGTTGGCAGCCTTTGCAACTTCCTGTTGCCGTTCGGACCGTTGTTGCTCACCGGCGGGCAGATGGGCCAGGTGTTCGATGCGCTCAGCGGACGCCTGTTGTACCAGCACCGTTCGCCTCTCAATTGTGGCACTACCTTTCAGCGCAACGGCCAGCTCCACGCGCTGATCGGAACCTACACCGGTGAAGGCCTGGTTTTTGTCATCCATGGCGATAACAGCCTGGAGCTGGTGGCCTCGATCCCGATGCACGACAACGCAATCAAAGGCGTAGCCGCCAATGAGCATCACTTGTTCAGCGTGTGCGCTTCGGCGGCCGCAGCCCTGCACTCGATCGACGACTTGCGTTGTGTACGGCATATCGAAAATGCCCACACGCGTATCTCCAACGGTTGCTGCCGGGTCGATGGCGGTTTCGCCAGTATTGGCCGTGACCTGAAGTTGCGCCTGTGGCTGGACAGCGGGGATGAGGTCTACGACACGCCGCACCGCAACTCCATCAAGTGCATTTGTGCCTCCGCCGACGGCGAGGTCATTGCCACCGCCAACTACAGCGGCACCATTGCGCTGTTCGACTTGCCCAGCCGTTCCTGGCAGCAGGTGCAGCGTCCCACGGCCAGCGGTATCTCTTGCATCACCC